The Brasilonema sennae CENA114 genome includes a region encoding these proteins:
- a CDS encoding polysaccharide biosynthesis/export family protein produces MSIVSGCRMRLFNALSFAGLYVGVSLVTIVQPVVAQTSTQKRTPGQTPAPVLNTPARQAPVPVPNTPTGPLLRQPPPAPPSSTDFVAPGLREGMSPQLNRYLLGPGDSINILVQRPPGSYRLGPGDSIGVSVVRFPDLSFQALINPEGNIVVPLLGTVSLKGLTLQQAQQKIRSGYNRFVVNPNVTFSLLAQRPEFNFSAQINPEGNIIVPQVGTVSLQGLTLEEAQEKIRLALSRQLVNPLVSLSLIGQRPVQITINGEVNRPGVYPVNSITPRVSDALLLAGGSAMMADLRQVQVRRKLVDGSVVSQTLDLYTPLQNGGEIPNLRLQDGDAIIVPRREIANDKSYDRALVSRSTLATPQIRVRVLNYAGGGIVTVPLPNGSTFIDVLAGINTDSANLSDIALVRFDPEKGRAVKQSINAKKALSGDGSQNVALQDNDVIVVGRTLIAKITNIIGTIARPFYDIRTFLGFFGVNDNRY; encoded by the coding sequence ATGTCTATTGTTTCTGGTTGTCGTATGCGCTTGTTTAACGCCCTGTCTTTTGCTGGTCTGTACGTAGGCGTTTCTTTGGTAACAATTGTCCAACCGGTTGTTGCTCAAACATCAACGCAGAAACGAACGCCAGGACAAACTCCCGCACCTGTACTTAATACTCCAGCAAGACAGGCTCCCGTACCTGTACCTAATACTCCAACAGGACCATTACTACGACAACCTCCCCCAGCTCCGCCCAGTAGTACTGACTTTGTCGCTCCTGGTCTTCGAGAAGGGATGTCGCCGCAATTGAACCGCTACCTCTTGGGACCAGGAGATAGCATTAACATTTTGGTTCAGCGTCCTCCTGGCTCCTATCGTCTAGGACCCGGAGATAGCATTGGAGTTTCAGTTGTACGTTTCCCAGATTTAAGCTTTCAAGCTCTGATTAACCCCGAAGGAAACATCGTCGTACCATTACTGGGAACAGTGTCACTTAAGGGATTGACTCTACAACAAGCACAACAAAAAATTCGCTCAGGCTATAATCGTTTCGTGGTCAATCCAAATGTGACATTCTCATTGCTGGCGCAGCGCCCAGAATTCAATTTTTCGGCTCAAATTAATCCTGAGGGCAATATCATTGTGCCACAAGTAGGCACAGTATCGCTACAAGGCTTGACTTTGGAAGAAGCGCAAGAGAAAATTCGCTTAGCTTTGAGTCGCCAATTAGTTAACCCATTAGTGTCACTATCACTAATAGGACAGCGACCAGTTCAAATCACTATTAATGGGGAAGTCAATCGACCAGGAGTTTATCCTGTTAACTCAATAACGCCTCGCGTTAGCGATGCATTGCTCTTAGCTGGTGGTTCTGCGATGATGGCAGATTTGCGTCAAGTCCAAGTACGCCGGAAGCTAGTAGATGGCTCTGTGGTTTCACAAACTCTCGACCTGTATACTCCATTACAAAATGGTGGTGAAATACCTAACCTCCGCTTGCAGGACGGCGATGCGATCATTGTGCCACGTCGGGAAATTGCAAACGATAAGAGTTATGACCGCGCATTGGTATCTCGCTCAACTTTAGCAACACCACAGATTAGAGTTCGTGTTTTAAATTATGCTGGTGGGGGAATAGTCACTGTTCCTTTGCCTAATGGTAGTACTTTTATTGACGTATTGGCAGGAATTAATACTGACAGTGCCAACCTCAGTGACATAGCTCTGGTTCGCTTTGACCCAGAAAAAGGTCGAGCGGTTAAGCAATCGATTAATGCTAAAAAAGCTTTGTCAGGGGATGGATCTCAAAATGTCGCACTTCAAGATAACGATGTTATCGTAGTAGGACGAACCCTAATTGCTAAAATTACTAATATCATCGGTACAATTGCCCGTCCCTTCTACGATATTCGTACCTTTCTCGGCTTCTTCGGTGTCAATGACAACAGATACTAG
- a CDS encoding cyanoexosortase B system-associated protein, with protein MISFSKFLKEQRFSQIVALLLLLVLLLIGAIPGYLTGHWQWQELPRITRLQELKNLRQKGLILPGWQTIEQREQEIGEGTWSYQFIQKKSDKTKAVLLLRPQTGSKDQPVVEWTEINSLWQWKIAQYRSADFTVKPQGTGSNPAETKVQARFFRASTNQQTFAVLQWYAWFNGGSSSLFPWFIVDQLAQLQKKRAPWVAVSILIPMEPLGQVETIWNEAKSLGQTVQAVLMAGPVSSHSPIQLYKNNKK; from the coding sequence ATGATTTCTTTTTCCAAGTTTCTCAAGGAGCAGCGGTTTTCTCAGATAGTAGCCCTTTTGTTGCTATTAGTACTGTTGCTTATAGGAGCAATTCCTGGTTACCTGACAGGACACTGGCAATGGCAGGAATTACCACGAATAACTCGTCTGCAGGAGTTGAAAAATTTACGTCAAAAGGGATTGATCCTTCCTGGTTGGCAGACTATAGAACAGCGAGAACAAGAGATAGGGGAAGGCACATGGTCTTATCAGTTTATTCAGAAAAAAAGCGACAAAACCAAAGCAGTTCTGCTTTTGCGACCACAAACAGGATCTAAAGATCAGCCTGTGGTGGAGTGGACGGAAATAAACAGCCTTTGGCAGTGGAAGATAGCTCAGTATCGCTCTGCTGATTTTACTGTTAAACCGCAAGGGACAGGGTCAAATCCTGCTGAAACAAAAGTACAAGCTAGGTTCTTTCGTGCCTCAACAAATCAGCAGACTTTTGCGGTTTTGCAATGGTATGCCTGGTTCAATGGTGGTAGTTCATCACTTTTCCCCTGGTTTATCGTCGATCAGCTAGCACAGTTGCAAAAAAAACGCGCTCCTTGGGTTGCTGTGAGTATTCTTATTCCTATGGAACCATTAGGGCAGGTGGAAACAATTTGGAATGAAGCTAAATCTCTCGGTCAAACAGTGCAAGCTGTTTTGATGGCAGGTCCAGTGTCAAGTCATTCGCCAATACAGTTGTATAAAAATAACAAAAAGTAA
- the crtB gene encoding cyanoexosortase B, translated as MQIRHQLKNANTTRLITPAILGILLLLYAPVLFYWVQGWLNKSISIEHEYFSHGIIGLPFAAYLCWLNRKKWQRLPDFSHPLGVALLVLGGVFYLSGVSEWVNLSFPTILTGLCLWLKGIPGLKLQGFALILVLLATPTSVPYLITPYTLPLQSLIAGTAGFILSQIGMQVTVEGVNIYVGGRIVEVAPYCAGLKMLFTTFYVGLMLLYWTGALSSRRKSIWFLSIAVLISICANIVRNTLLSFFHGTGQDGAFHWLHNGWGGDLYSAVMLLSLVPTLNWIEKYFAEVSE; from the coding sequence ATGCAAATTCGGCACCAGCTGAAAAATGCAAATACCACACGCCTGATTACTCCAGCTATATTAGGCATTTTGCTACTGCTTTATGCTCCTGTGTTATTTTACTGGGTGCAAGGTTGGCTCAACAAAAGTATCAGTATCGAACACGAATATTTTAGCCACGGTATCATTGGTTTACCCTTTGCTGCATACCTTTGCTGGTTGAACAGAAAAAAATGGCAAAGACTACCAGATTTTTCCCATCCTTTGGGCGTGGCGTTGTTAGTACTGGGAGGAGTTTTTTACCTGAGTGGTGTCAGCGAGTGGGTTAATCTTTCCTTTCCAACTATACTGACAGGGTTGTGTTTGTGGCTTAAGGGAATTCCTGGCTTAAAATTGCAAGGATTTGCTTTAATACTAGTACTTCTTGCAACACCAACATCAGTTCCCTACCTCATCACTCCCTACACATTGCCCCTGCAGAGTTTGATCGCGGGTACTGCTGGCTTCATACTCAGTCAGATTGGTATGCAAGTCACTGTCGAAGGAGTAAATATATATGTCGGGGGAAGAATTGTAGAAGTTGCACCCTACTGTGCAGGGCTGAAAATGCTATTTACGACTTTTTATGTTGGCTTGATGCTGCTTTATTGGACAGGTGCTTTATCCTCCCGCCGCAAAAGTATTTGGTTTTTATCTATTGCAGTCTTAATTAGTATTTGCGCCAATATCGTTCGTAACACATTACTGTCCTTCTTTCATGGCACAGGACAAGACGGAGCTTTTCATTGGCTGCATAATGGTTGGGGTGGTGATTTGTATTCTGCTGTTATGCTGCTTTCATTGGTGCCAACTCTAAATTGGATTGAGAAATATTTTGCCGAAGTTTCGGAGTAA
- a CDS encoding DegT/DnrJ/EryC1/StrS family aminotransferase, with amino-acid sequence MNNKTVTVPFVDLTLQHQPIQTQLQQAIQGVTERGDFVLGQALKEFEAAFAAASGVEYGVGVASGTDAIALGLQACHIGPGDEVILPANTFVATLIGVIRAGAKPIFVDCDPQTALIDLEAAARAVTPQTKAILPVHLYGQMVSPRQLLDFAETFKVLIFEDAAQAHLAEREGYRAGSVGSAAAFSFYPSKNLGAFGDGGMLLTRDPDVAQKMLRLRNYGAAQKYIHVEEGTNSRLDTIQAAVLHEKLPYLPQWNRDRLNAAQQYDIELAPLASSGLIPIQNHSSEGHVYHLYVIRVDDSCGVQRQQLQEQLAQVGIQTGVHYPIPCHLQPAFTHLGYQVGDFPNAEMLSKQILSLPMYPGLSHSQVQQVVSAITLILSGEHQKILCL; translated from the coding sequence ATGAATAATAAGACTGTAACGGTTCCTTTTGTAGACCTAACTTTACAGCATCAACCAATTCAAACTCAATTACAACAAGCAATCCAAGGTGTAACGGAACGGGGAGATTTTGTTTTAGGGCAAGCACTCAAAGAGTTTGAAGCAGCTTTTGCGGCTGCGTCTGGCGTAGAGTATGGAGTTGGTGTTGCTTCGGGAACTGATGCGATCGCCCTCGGTTTACAAGCGTGTCATATTGGTCCTGGAGATGAAGTCATTTTACCAGCAAACACCTTTGTTGCGACGTTGATTGGGGTAATACGTGCAGGGGCAAAGCCAATTTTTGTAGATTGCGATCCACAAACAGCTTTAATTGATTTAGAAGCTGCAGCGCGGGCAGTTACACCTCAAACCAAAGCAATTCTTCCAGTACATCTTTACGGTCAGATGGTGTCGCCACGGCAGTTGTTAGATTTTGCCGAGACTTTCAAAGTGCTGATTTTTGAAGATGCAGCACAAGCCCACCTAGCCGAACGAGAAGGATATCGCGCAGGTTCAGTGGGAAGCGCAGCAGCTTTTAGTTTTTATCCCAGCAAGAATTTAGGGGCATTTGGAGATGGCGGGATGTTATTAACGCGAGATCCAGATGTCGCTCAAAAAATGTTACGCTTGCGCAATTATGGCGCGGCTCAAAAATACATTCACGTTGAAGAGGGAACCAATAGCCGTTTAGATACAATTCAAGCAGCAGTGTTGCACGAGAAATTACCATATTTGCCACAATGGAATCGCGATCGCCTCAATGCAGCCCAGCAGTACGACATTGAACTAGCACCTCTAGCATCAAGCGGACTCATTCCCATACAAAACCACAGTAGCGAGGGACACGTTTATCATCTTTATGTCATCAGAGTAGATGATTCTTGTGGTGTACAACGTCAGCAACTTCAAGAACAACTCGCACAAGTGGGGATTCAAACTGGCGTTCACTACCCAATTCCTTGTCATCTCCAACCAGCATTCACCCACCTAGGCTATCAAGTCGGGGACTTTCCCAATGCTGAAATGCTGTCGAAGCAAATACTATCCTTACCCATGTATCCTGGTTTAAGTCATAGCCAAGTTCAGCAAGTAGTATCGGCTATCACATTAATTCTCAGCGGTGAACATCAAAAAATTCTGTGTCTTTAA
- a CDS encoding transposase gives MTGLYISAIERYQNAERTISIDEMTGIQATERLEKDLPMRPGKVERREFEYIRHGTQSLIANFDVATGKIIEPTCGDSRTEVDFVLNIRRIIESEPNAKKWHLIMDCLNTHQSESLVRLVAEKEGLNIDLGIKGKRGILKSMKSRAAFLSDKTHRIVFHYTPKHSSWLNQIEIWFSILVRKLLQRASFKSQDDLKTRILEFIDYFNKTMAKPFQWTYKGKVLAV, from the coding sequence ATTACTGGTTTATACATAAGTGCGATTGAACGTTATCAAAACGCAGAGCGTACAATATCAATTGATGAAATGACGGGTATTCAAGCTACAGAGCGTCTAGAAAAAGATTTACCGATGCGACCTGGTAAAGTTGAAAGAAGGGAGTTTGAGTATATTCGTCACGGTACACAGAGTTTAATTGCTAATTTTGATGTCGCTACTGGTAAGATTATCGAGCCTACTTGTGGAGATTCTCGAACAGAAGTTGATTTTGTTCTCAATATTCGTCGAATCATTGAAAGTGAACCCAATGCTAAAAAATGGCATCTAATCATGGATTGTCTGAATACGCATCAGTCTGAATCGCTGGTTCGTTTGGTTGCAGAAAAAGAAGGTTTGAATATCGATCTGGGTATTAAAGGAAAAAGGGGAATACTCAAATCCATGAAATCCCGTGCTGCTTTTTTAAGTGACAAAACACATCGAATTGTTTTCCATTACACCCCTAAACACTCTTCTTGGCTCAACCAGATTGAAATTTGGTTCAGTATTTTGGTTCGTAAGTTACTTCAGCGTGCTAGCTTCAAGAGTCAGGATGACCTAAAAACCCGAATTCTTGAATTTATCGACTACTTTAATAAAACAATGGCTAAACCTTTTCAGTGGACATATAAGGGTAAAGTGTTAGCTGTCTAA
- a CDS encoding helix-turn-helix domain-containing protein, whose translation MAGLAPKQLNLSDGDRSELQELVNRHNTGQQIVLRAKIILLASEGKNNGEIARTLNISLDMARLWRNRWFKTSDKKLPTFERLRDSERIGAPVKFSMEQVIKLFALACSKPEDYGRPISHWTPRELADEIIKQGIIESISVRHVGRLLEEAELKPHQSSYWLTPP comes from the coding sequence GTGGCAGGATTAGCTCCAAAACAATTAAACTTAAGCGATGGCGATCGCTCAGAACTGCAAGAGTTGGTAAACCGACACAATACAGGGCAACAAATAGTACTACGTGCAAAAATAATTCTTCTAGCGTCAGAGGGGAAAAATAATGGCGAAATTGCTCGAACATTAAATATAAGTCTGGATATGGCTCGTTTATGGCGAAACCGATGGTTTAAAACTAGCGATAAAAAGTTGCCTACTTTTGAGAGACTACGAGATTCGGAGCGTATTGGGGCACCAGTAAAATTTAGTATGGAGCAAGTAATCAAACTGTTTGCCCTTGCATGTTCAAAACCCGAAGACTACGGACGACCAATAAGTCATTGGACACCAAGAGAACTAGCAGACGAAATTATAAAGCAAGGGATTATTGAAAGCATATCTGTCCGCCATGTTGGAAGATTACTAGAAGAGGCAGAACTTAAACCCCACCAGAGTAGTTACTGGTTAACCCCCCCCTAA
- a CDS encoding GAF domain-containing sensor histidine kinase, which yields MVESENKLFTSGDDWVFQETGERQRLKVLLDLGLRQSETIPVFEEATQTAAHLLEAQICILGFVDQERHWFKSSLGLSKLRGGIMNHLAQSRELLREESFCTKVVETGQPLVINDTENLTRADSSPYSKLIQDYGIRSYLGAPLFDACGHCLGTLAVMDIKPRDFTDKEIECIQIIARWSMSEFERNRLLETTSSNSIPGSTSNFSQKDVVNTTEIKISPSIQKDLVLTNQLKLELLGQLVQELRTPLTSVLGMASVLGREIYGPLTNKQREYVDIIQHSGRYLLSLVNEISQMGTMEENPTALNLTPIDIEMLCQQAISTLEEAANRREQDIRLSIEPERNRICSLDKDKVRQILYHLLFSVIQVSATGSTVRIHVSSKDDTLNITVWVSHPWLGEGITEVDPLFSHSRTLPLQELTRNHSTHSGHLENQEQTGNLIVDMSSTSATKSHAYLSRESLGLLLSCHVAELHGGQIVIQGSSQSGYRYVLSLPLNLDTAQAKSDV from the coding sequence ATGGTAGAGTCTGAAAACAAATTGTTTACCTCAGGGGATGACTGGGTTTTCCAGGAAACGGGAGAACGACAACGCCTTAAAGTTTTATTAGATTTAGGTTTGCGCCAAAGCGAGACAATTCCAGTTTTTGAAGAGGCTACTCAAACTGCAGCCCACTTGTTGGAAGCACAAATTTGCATTTTGGGATTCGTGGATCAAGAACGCCATTGGTTCAAATCATCTCTGGGCTTATCAAAGCTGCGGGGAGGAATTATGAATCATCTCGCACAAAGCCGTGAACTGTTACGTGAGGAATCGTTTTGTACTAAGGTGGTAGAAACTGGACAACCTCTTGTCATTAATGATACGGAAAATTTGACAAGAGCAGACAGTTCTCCGTATAGCAAGTTGATCCAAGATTATGGTATTCGTTCTTACCTGGGAGCGCCACTGTTTGATGCTTGTGGGCATTGTCTGGGTACATTAGCAGTAATGGATATAAAACCCCGCGATTTCACAGATAAAGAGATTGAATGTATACAAATTATTGCCCGTTGGAGTATGAGTGAGTTTGAGCGTAACCGTCTGTTGGAAACAACCTCAAGTAATAGTATTCCTGGTAGTACTTCTAACTTTTCACAGAAGGATGTTGTTAATACTACTGAAATCAAAATCAGCCCATCTATACAAAAAGATTTAGTTCTTACCAACCAACTGAAATTGGAACTGTTAGGACAACTCGTTCAGGAGTTACGCACTCCCTTAACATCAGTCTTAGGCATGGCTAGTGTCTTGGGACGTGAGATTTATGGTCCCTTGACAAATAAACAAAGAGAATATGTGGATATTATTCAACACAGTGGTCGGTACTTGCTCTCATTGGTGAACGAAATTTCTCAGATGGGGACTATGGAGGAAAACCCAACAGCATTAAATTTAACTCCAATCGATATTGAAATGCTGTGTCAACAGGCGATCAGCACTTTAGAAGAAGCAGCTAACCGCCGTGAGCAAGATATTCGTTTGTCTATAGAACCAGAACGCAACCGCATTTGCTCTTTGGATAAAGACAAGGTGCGACAAATCCTATATCACCTGCTTTTCAGTGTGATTCAGGTTTCAGCTACAGGTAGTACTGTTCGCATTCATGTTTCTTCCAAAGATGACACACTAAACATCACTGTCTGGGTGTCACATCCTTGGCTAGGTGAGGGGATAACTGAAGTTGATCCTTTGTTTTCTCATAGCAGAACATTACCATTGCAAGAACTGACACGTAATCATTCAACTCATAGTGGTCATTTAGAGAATCAAGAGCAAACAGGAAACTTAATCGTGGATATGTCAAGCACTAGTGCAACCAAGTCTCACGCTTATCTTTCTCGTGAAAGCTTAGGACTTTTACTGAGTTGTCATGTGGCAGAGTTACATGGTGGACAAATTGTTATTCAAGGTTCATCACAATCAGGATATCGTTATGTACTGAGTTTGCCACTGAATTTAGACACAGCGCAAGCAAAGAGCGATGTCTGA
- a CDS encoding IctB family putative bicarbonate transporter: protein MNLVWQRFTLSYLPLRQYLGTSYLHRSLVGLFRSWRQSSLLMQWGETIAAVLLSLVYALAPFMSNDLLGLILVGCAGFWLLLTLSDETTPNASSVTPIHLLVLLYWGIAVVATALSPVKMAALTDLRNFTLYLLLFALCARVLRLPRFRQWLITLYLHISLIVSVYGLRQWFFGAPPLATWVDPTSTMSKTTRVYSYLGNPNLLAGYLLPAVVLSIVAVFAWASWFKKALALTMCVVNGSCLILTFSRGGWIGLVVAVLILIGLLYYWWSVQMPPFWRTGLPWILLTSLTGVLVIAVVFVEPVRERVFSIFADRQDSSNNFRRNVWTAVFKMIQDYPITGIGPGHSAFNKIYPIYQLPRYSALSAYSIFLEVIVETGFVGFACFLWLLIVIFNTGLVQLRRLREIKSVDGFWIMGAIAALAGTLAHNLFDTVWFRPEVNTVWWLMVGLIACYYKSIPQGRATELNSPNPEPTAG, encoded by the coding sequence ATGAATTTAGTTTGGCAACGATTCACTTTATCCTATCTGCCTCTAAGACAATATCTTGGCACGAGTTACCTGCACCGCTCTTTGGTGGGGCTGTTCCGTTCTTGGCGACAAAGCAGTCTATTAATGCAGTGGGGAGAAACAATAGCAGCTGTTTTACTCAGCCTGGTGTATGCTCTTGCACCTTTTATGTCCAATGACCTATTGGGATTGATATTGGTAGGTTGTGCCGGATTTTGGCTGCTATTAACTTTATCAGATGAAACAACACCAAATGCCTCAAGTGTTACCCCGATTCATTTGCTGGTACTGCTTTATTGGGGAATAGCTGTCGTAGCTACAGCATTGTCACCTGTGAAGATGGCAGCGTTGACCGATTTGAGGAATTTTACACTCTATTTGCTCCTGTTTGCCCTGTGTGCTAGAGTTCTGAGATTGCCTCGCTTTCGCCAATGGCTGATTACGCTGTACTTGCACATATCTTTGATTGTGAGTGTATACGGGTTACGACAATGGTTTTTTGGAGCACCACCACTGGCGACGTGGGTTGATCCAACATCAACTATGTCAAAGACCACAAGGGTTTATAGTTATTTGGGCAATCCTAACTTGCTGGCTGGATACCTTTTGCCTGCTGTGGTTTTAAGCATAGTCGCAGTTTTTGCGTGGGCTAGCTGGTTCAAAAAAGCATTGGCATTAACCATGTGTGTTGTTAATGGTTCATGCCTAATTCTGACTTTTAGTCGTGGTGGCTGGATTGGGCTAGTCGTTGCAGTTCTGATCTTAATAGGATTGCTGTACTACTGGTGGAGCGTGCAAATGCCTCCTTTCTGGCGTACTGGTTTGCCGTGGATTCTTTTGACTAGCTTGACTGGTGTATTGGTGATAGCTGTAGTGTTTGTTGAGCCAGTACGTGAGCGAGTTTTCAGTATCTTTGCTGATAGACAAGATAGTAGTAATAACTTTCGCAGAAATGTTTGGACTGCGGTCTTCAAGATGATTCAGGATTATCCAATCACTGGTATTGGACCAGGTCACAGTGCCTTTAATAAAATTTACCCGATTTATCAACTTCCGCGTTATAGCGCTTTGAGTGCTTATTCAATTTTCTTGGAGGTGATTGTAGAAACTGGTTTTGTTGGTTTCGCTTGTTTTCTTTGGCTGCTGATTGTAATATTTAATACGGGTTTAGTGCAGTTACGACGGCTACGAGAAATCAAAAGTGTGGATGGATTTTGGATAATGGGGGCGATCGCTGCCCTAGCTGGTACACTTGCCCACAACTTATTTGATACCGTTTGGTTTCGTCCTGAAGTCAATACCGTATGGTGGCTGATGGTTGGCTTAATTGCCTGCTATTACAAATCTATACCGCAAGGGCGAGCCACAGAATTAAATTCCCCGAATCCAGAGCCTACAGCTGGCTAA
- a CDS encoding WGxxGxxG family protein, whose product MKRQLTKVIGTSVIALGMALPFSVPASAQTTTDPGTTTAPGTTTNTRTYSDNDFDWGWLGLLGLVGLAGLAGRGRREEPTRYRDPNTVGTTNYRE is encoded by the coding sequence ATGAAACGTCAATTAACTAAAGTCATTGGTACCAGTGTTATCGCTTTAGGTATGGCATTGCCCTTTAGTGTCCCCGCTTCTGCCCAGACTACAACAGATCCTGGAACTACCACCGCCCCAGGCACGACAACCAACACAAGAACCTATAGTGACAATGATTTTGATTGGGGCTGGTTGGGATTATTAGGTTTGGTAGGTTTAGCTGGTTTGGCTGGCAGAGGACGCCGTGAGGAACCAACCCGTTACCGTGATCCTAATACGGTTGGCACTACTAATTACAGAGAGTAA
- the smpB gene encoding SsrA-binding protein SmpB, which yields MSENSQGYKVVTDNRQARYLYEILETYEAGIELTGTEVKSIRAGKVNLQDGYALIRDGQAWLLNAHISPYNASGQYFNHEPRRTRRLLLHREEIRKLIGKVEQQGLTLIPLKMYLKRGWVKITIALARGKKVHDKREDIKRRQDQRDMQRAMKNY from the coding sequence ATGAGTGAAAACAGCCAAGGTTACAAAGTTGTTACCGACAATCGTCAAGCCCGTTACTTATACGAAATTCTCGAAACCTACGAAGCTGGAATTGAATTGACAGGAACCGAGGTGAAGTCAATTCGTGCGGGCAAGGTTAATCTCCAAGATGGTTATGCCTTAATCCGTGATGGTCAAGCATGGCTTCTTAACGCGCATATCTCGCCTTACAATGCTAGTGGACAGTATTTTAACCATGAACCTCGCCGCACACGCAGGCTGTTGCTGCATCGCGAGGAAATTCGCAAGCTTATTGGCAAAGTAGAACAGCAGGGTTTAACTTTAATACCTTTGAAGATGTATCTCAAACGTGGTTGGGTGAAAATAACTATAGCTCTTGCCAGAGGTAAAAAAGTTCATGATAAGCGCGAAGACATCAAACGACGCCAAGATCAGCGTGACATGCAACGGGCGATGAAGAATTATTAA
- a CDS encoding rhomboid family intramembrane serine protease has product MVPIRDDNPTTITPYVTYGLIAVNVLAFLYEASLPARQLDGFLHLAAVVPRELTASFAGISVNQPVPEWLTLITSQFLHGGLLHLAGNMLFLWIFGNNVEDKLGHVRYLFFYISCGILASLAQWYFAQGSSIPSLGASGAIAGVLGAYILRFPQAEILGIVPLGIFFPTFRVPAYFFLGFWFIQQAFYGLASLETPTNVGMESGGIAYWAHAGGFVFGAILGPLLGLFSDKPRQESWYR; this is encoded by the coding sequence GTGGTTCCTATTAGAGATGATAATCCGACGACAATCACCCCATATGTAACTTATGGACTGATTGCTGTCAATGTCTTGGCTTTTCTTTACGAAGCAAGTTTACCTGCACGACAATTAGACGGATTTTTACACCTTGCGGCTGTTGTTCCGCGAGAACTCACTGCTAGCTTTGCGGGAATTTCAGTTAACCAACCAGTGCCAGAATGGTTAACTTTGATTACTTCGCAATTTTTGCACGGCGGTTTACTGCACCTGGCTGGTAATATGCTGTTCCTGTGGATTTTTGGTAACAATGTAGAAGACAAATTGGGTCATGTCAGATATTTGTTTTTCTATATAAGTTGCGGTATTTTGGCATCACTAGCCCAGTGGTACTTTGCACAAGGGTCTTCAATTCCTTCTTTGGGAGCAAGTGGTGCGATCGCCGGCGTGTTAGGGGCATACATTCTCCGTTTCCCCCAAGCAGAAATTCTCGGGATCGTTCCTCTAGGAATTTTCTTCCCCACATTTCGTGTCCCAGCATACTTCTTTCTGGGATTTTGGTTTATCCAACAAGCTTTCTACGGATTAGCCAGTCTAGAAACACCGACTAATGTTGGCATGGAAAGTGGTGGTATTGCCTACTGGGCACATGCAGGTGGTTTTGTTTTTGGGGCAATTCTCGGTCCATTGTTGGGTTTATTTAGCGACAAACCAAGGCAAGAATCTTGGTACAGATAG
- a CDS encoding rhomboid family intramembrane serine protease, whose product MFPLYDENPTRITPYITYGLIGMNVLVFLHEVSLSNAQIEQFFQLYAVIPRELTNNFAAEWTTLFTSQFLHGGWWHLLSNMLYLWIFGNNIEDRLGHFKYLIFYLSCGALAALCQWVIGVNSGIPSLGASGAIAGILGAYIIRFPDTRVLSLIFLGFFVTTIRIPAVVVIGLFFVQNVISGLANLQAAANMSVETGGVAYWAHIGGFVFGVILGPLLGLFRRDDY is encoded by the coding sequence GTGTTTCCCCTGTACGACGAAAATCCAACACGAATCACCCCATATATTACCTATGGGTTGATTGGCATGAACGTCTTAGTTTTCCTTCATGAGGTGAGTCTATCAAATGCACAAATAGAGCAATTTTTCCAGTTGTATGCGGTTATACCACGAGAGTTAACAAACAACTTTGCTGCTGAGTGGACAACTTTATTTACTTCCCAATTCTTACACGGCGGTTGGTGGCACTTGCTCTCCAATATGCTGTATCTATGGATTTTTGGCAACAATATTGAAGATCGCTTAGGTCATTTTAAATACTTAATTTTTTATCTGAGTTGCGGTGCCTTAGCAGCTTTATGTCAGTGGGTGATAGGTGTCAATTCTGGAATTCCATCTTTGGGGGCAAGTGGTGCTATTGCTGGAATTCTAGGCGCTTACATTATCCGCTTTCCCGATACAAGAGTTCTATCGTTAATCTTTTTAGGTTTTTTCGTCACGACAATTAGAATTCCAGCAGTTGTAGTAATAGGACTTTTCTTTGTTCAGAATGTGATATCTGGTCTTGCCAACCTGCAAGCAGCCGCTAACATGAGTGTGGAGACGGGAGGAGTTGCTTACTGGGCGCATATAGGTGGCTTTGTGTTTGGTGTGATTCTTGGTCCGTTATTGGGGTTATTTAGACGCGACGACTATTAG